A window of the Candidatus Zixiibacteriota bacterium genome harbors these coding sequences:
- a CDS encoding Nramp family divalent metal transporter: MRESFFKSRWKTLLIFLAVVGPGIITSNVDNDAGGITTYTLAGANYGYGLLWSLIPIMVVLVIIQEMSARMGVVTGKGLSDLIRERFGVRITFYLLLAILLTNFGNVIAEFAGVASSLGIVNVPKYVSVPLAAFVVWLLVVKGTYRSVEKVFLYACLFYVGYIISGFLAKPEWGSVKDSLLVPKLEFSAGRLGMLMGLVGTTIAPWMQFYLQAAVVEKNIKVKDYKHSRADVILGSFIVTIVAGFIILTCAATLFKAGIPVNNAADAALALKPLAGRYCSYLFAFGLLNASLFAASILPLSTAFVVCEGMGWENGVNKKFSEAPQFYGLYSLLIFFGAGIILLPGIPLFPVMYISQVINGIVLPVLLIFILVLINDKKLMGDYVNKRVYNFLSWATVIGLILLSFGLLISMLRG; this comes from the coding sequence ATGAGAGAGAGCTTTTTTAAATCTCGCTGGAAAACCCTTCTAATCTTCCTGGCAGTAGTGGGCCCAGGGATTATCACCTCCAATGTGGATAATGATGCTGGCGGTATAACCACCTATACCCTGGCAGGCGCCAATTACGGTTATGGTTTACTCTGGTCTTTGATTCCAATAATGGTGGTTTTGGTGATAATCCAGGAGATGAGCGCCCGGATGGGGGTGGTAACCGGTAAAGGACTTTCTGACCTTATTCGGGAAAGGTTCGGCGTTAGGATCACTTTTTATCTTCTTCTAGCAATACTCCTGACTAACTTTGGAAACGTGATTGCAGAGTTTGCCGGAGTGGCTTCAAGCCTAGGGATTGTTAATGTTCCCAAATATGTCTCAGTACCGTTGGCTGCTTTTGTTGTCTGGCTTCTGGTAGTGAAAGGGACTTACAGGTCAGTGGAAAAGGTCTTTTTATACGCCTGTTTATTTTATGTAGGCTATATTATCTCTGGTTTTTTAGCCAAACCAGAATGGGGTTCAGTCAAAGACAGCCTGCTCGTTCCAAAATTGGAGTTTTCAGCCGGACGCTTGGGCATGCTCATGGGACTGGTGGGAACGACCATTGCACCCTGGATGCAGTTCTATCTGCAGGCCGCAGTGGTAGAAAAAAATATAAAAGTAAAGGATTACAAACATTCCAGAGCTGACGTCATTCTGGGAAGTTTTATTGTTACCATAGTAGCAGGGTTTATAATCCTCACCTGTGCGGCAACGCTTTTCAAAGCTGGTATTCCAGTCAACAATGCAGCAGATGCGGCTCTGGCTCTGAAACCCTTAGCTGGAAGGTATTGCTCATACCTTTTTGCCTTCGGGCTTTTAAATGCCTCTTTATTTGCAGCGTCCATCTTACCACTCTCGACTGCTTTCGTAGTCTGTGAGGGGATGGGGTGGGAGAACGGGGTGAATAAGAAATTCTCCGAGGCACCCCAGTTCTACGGGCTTTACTCACTTCTAATTTTCTTTGGTGCCGGGATTATTCTTCTGCCCGGAATTCCTCTTTTCCCGGTGATGTATATCTCCCAGGTGATAAACGGGATCGTCTTACCAGTTCTTTTGATCTTCATCCTGGTTTTGATAAACGACAAAAAGCTGATGGGGGATTATGTCAATAAAAGAGTTTATAATTTCCTCTCCTGGGCAACGGTGATCGGCTTGATTTTGCTGAGTTTTGGTTTATTGATCTCAATGCTCAGGGGATGA
- a CDS encoding riboflavin synthase, with product MFTGIIEEISEIKKITSGAESRKLEIKAKKILVGLQIGESININGACQTVIQVKPDSFVVESVKETLKRSNLGLLKKGDRVNLERALKLSDRLGGHLLTGHVDCTAEIKSVSSDGDSSIFKFSLPPDYSALVVEKGSIAIEGISLTVAELKKSSFTVAIIPFTLKMTNLRDKRAKDIVNLEFDLFGKYVKRMLEEKEIKKSEITEEWLEQRL from the coding sequence ATGTTTACTGGCATCATAGAAGAAATTAGTGAAATCAAGAAAATCACTTCAGGGGCTGAAAGCAGGAAATTGGAGATAAAGGCAAAAAAGATTCTGGTTGGTCTGCAGATCGGGGAAAGCATTAACATCAATGGTGCATGCCAGACGGTAATACAGGTCAAACCAGATTCTTTTGTAGTCGAGTCAGTCAAGGAGACTTTGAAAAGGAGCAATCTTGGCCTGCTAAAGAAAGGGGATAGGGTGAACTTAGAAAGGGCTTTGAAATTATCGGACCGATTGGGAGGACATCTTTTGACAGGTCACGTGGACTGCACAGCAGAGATCAAATCCGTAAGCTCGGATGGTGACAGTTCGATATTTAAATTTTCCCTGCCTCCGGACTATTCCGCATTAGTAGTGGAAAAGGGCTCAATAGCAATCGAGGGGATAAGCTTGACTGTAGCTGAATTGAAGAAAAGCTCTTTTACTGTTGCAATAATACCGTTTACCCTGAAGATGACTAACTTGCGAGATAAAAGGGCGAAAGATATAGTCAACCTCGAATTTGACCTTTTCGGAAAGTACGTCAAAAGAATGTTAGAGGAAAAAGAGATTAAGAAAAGTGAAATCACTGAGGAATGGCTGGAACAAAGACTTTAA
- the ssb gene encoding single-stranded DNA-binding protein, with the protein MASLNKVFLIGNLGKDPEKRYTPNGQAVTTVSLATTFRWKDKSGQFQERTDWHNLVIWGKQAESAKDILKKGDQVFVEGRIQNRSYDDRNGIKKYVSEVVALRIMKLGRKEAAPIEESVEKEAEASEGTDEDLPF; encoded by the coding sequence ATGGCAAGTTTAAACAAAGTGTTTTTGATCGGTAATCTGGGCAAGGATCCGGAAAAAAGGTATACTCCCAATGGTCAGGCTGTGACCACTGTCTCTTTAGCCACCACCTTTCGCTGGAAAGATAAATCCGGGCAATTTCAGGAGAGGACTGACTGGCATAATTTGGTTATCTGGGGAAAGCAGGCCGAAAGCGCCAAGGATATATTAAAAAAAGGTGACCAGGTCTTTGTCGAGGGCAGGATCCAGAACCGCTCCTATGATGACCGCAACGGGATCAAGAAGTATGTGAGCGAGGTGGTAGCCCTCAGGATAATGAAATTAGGCCGCAAAGAGGCCGCACCTATCGAGGAGTCAGTCGAAAAGGAAGCAGAGGCGAGCGAAGGCACAGATGAAGATCTGCCATTTTAA
- a CDS encoding CBS domain-containing protein — MFLFFSELLGRSVIDSEGKSLGKLVDLKVKMGELFPMVITLRVKERSTKTPLALDWSEVESLNGNIITLKPEAEKKFKPLELNEGEILLKEELLDKQVVDTYGAKIERVNDVHLLIANGELQIVHIDFGMRGIFRRLGWIKIVDFLTNWFFAYQLPEKMISWKYVQPLASDPQKKNLILNVTLRKLHELHPSDLADIIEDLDQGKRATVFKSLDTQTAAETLEEVDPKLQASLIESASEEKASDILEEMAPDEAADFLADLPEEKKSKLIQTMEKPHREKLEELLTFEEGTAGSIMTKDFISIQEDKTISEAIDEFRKTTHPLETIAYLYVTDKENHLVGVLTVRHLLLCVNEAPLSKLMNTHLIKVKPDEDVKEVEEIFKKYKFMAIPVADEENHLTGIITLRDAVESKYKEF, encoded by the coding sequence ATGTTTCTGTTTTTCTCTGAGCTTTTGGGCCGCTCGGTCATCGACTCTGAGGGAAAATCTCTGGGGAAATTAGTGGACCTGAAAGTGAAGATGGGGGAGCTTTTCCCTATGGTGATCACCCTGAGAGTCAAGGAAAGAAGCACTAAAACTCCTTTAGCCTTAGACTGGTCCGAAGTCGAGAGTTTAAATGGCAATATCATCACTTTGAAACCGGAGGCAGAGAAGAAATTTAAACCCCTGGAACTGAACGAGGGGGAGATACTCCTTAAAGAGGAACTTTTAGATAAGCAGGTGGTGGACACTTACGGGGCAAAGATCGAGAGGGTAAACGACGTCCATCTCCTGATAGCAAATGGAGAGCTGCAGATTGTGCACATTGATTTCGGGATGAGGGGGATTTTCAGACGTCTGGGATGGATTAAGATCGTGGATTTTCTCACCAACTGGTTTTTCGCCTATCAGTTGCCGGAGAAGATGATCTCCTGGAAATACGTTCAGCCTTTAGCCAGCGACCCTCAGAAAAAGAATCTGATACTTAACGTTACCTTAAGGAAACTACACGAACTCCATCCTTCTGACCTGGCGGACATAATTGAGGATCTGGACCAGGGGAAAAGAGCTACGGTCTTTAAATCTCTGGACACCCAGACTGCCGCCGAAACCCTGGAGGAAGTTGACCCAAAGCTTCAGGCTTCTTTGATCGAGTCTGCCTCAGAAGAAAAAGCCTCCGATATTTTAGAGGAGATGGCACCGGATGAAGCCGCAGACTTTCTGGCTGACCTGCCAGAAGAGAAGAAAAGCAAGCTCATCCAGACCATGGAAAAACCTCACCGCGAAAAGTTAGAAGAGCTGTTGACCTTCGAGGAAGGAACTGCGGGAAGTATAATGACCAAAGATTTTATCTCTATACAGGAGGATAAGACTATCAGCGAGGCAATCGACGAGTTCAGAAAAACCACTCACCCTTTGGAGACGATCGCATATCTTTACGTTACCGATAAAGAAAATCATCTGGTTGGAGTGTTGACGGTAAGACATCTCCTCTTGTGCGTTAATGAGGCGCCCTTATCCAAGCTCATGAACACCCATTTGATCAAGGTCAAGCCGGACGAGGACGTCAAAGAGGTGGAGGAGATTTTTAAAAAATATAAGTTTATGGCAATTCCGGTGGCGGATGAGGAAAATCATCTTACTGGGATAATTACCCTGCGTGATGCTGTGGAATCAAAATACAAAGAATTTTAA
- a CDS encoding OmpA family protein gives MFSVKSLKVTLVFFTLFTLLISTNLPLAQQESSTEESIFGSVRDELAKARNQQVDILSPKNFGKAFDEYSLAYEKFKKGGELKEIKNRLEKVKTYLTEAYKIAEVARVPFASVLQAREKALKANAPEFAPDLYDLAKKSFEEAALRIEAGDLNGAREKAKIAEEKFNQAELKAIKGSILGEARRLVEEAKTKAKADKYAPSTLKNSEDLLASTEQLLNTERYAAEDATSKAEQAAYQARHAIYLSSKFQNLKTDYPSFEKLALEEENLISRIAKEVDYSPEFDQGPEKPVESIILAIDNLKQEKKELLSELQQKDEKIKGLEEKLDALEEKVAQKEAGYKELELKSIEDEDFVNLEKLFAKDEASVIKEGENIVIRLYGINFPSGKSTILPESFGLLSKIQKAIRDFPDRKIIIEGHTDSMGDETYNMQLSLARAKAVTAYLIANMGIGEDRITATGYGESRPIASNDTKEGRQQNRRIDVVLVK, from the coding sequence ATGTTTTCCGTTAAAAGCTTAAAGGTCACACTTGTTTTTTTCACTCTCTTCACTTTGTTAATCAGCACTAATCTCCCGTTAGCTCAGCAGGAAAGCTCCACTGAGGAATCGATCTTCGGTAGTGTTAGAGATGAGTTAGCCAAAGCCAGAAACCAGCAAGTTGACATCCTCTCTCCTAAGAATTTTGGAAAAGCTTTTGATGAATATAGCCTCGCTTATGAGAAGTTCAAAAAAGGCGGGGAGCTTAAGGAGATCAAAAACAGGTTAGAAAAAGTCAAGACCTACCTAACTGAAGCATATAAGATTGCAGAGGTGGCTCGTGTTCCCTTTGCCTCGGTCTTACAGGCAAGGGAAAAAGCTCTGAAAGCCAATGCCCCGGAATTTGCACCGGATCTTTATGATTTAGCTAAAAAGTCTTTTGAAGAAGCCGCTTTGCGGATTGAGGCAGGCGACTTAAACGGCGCCAGGGAAAAAGCTAAAATAGCCGAGGAGAAATTCAACCAGGCGGAACTAAAAGCCATCAAGGGGAGCATCCTGGGAGAGGCAAGAAGATTAGTCGAAGAAGCCAAGACTAAAGCCAAGGCTGACAAATATGCCCCATCGACCTTGAAAAACTCCGAAGACCTTTTAGCTTCGACTGAACAGCTTCTGAATACCGAAAGGTATGCGGCTGAGGATGCCACTTCTAAAGCAGAGCAGGCAGCTTATCAGGCAAGACATGCCATATATTTATCCTCTAAATTTCAGAACCTGAAAACCGATTATCCTTCTTTTGAGAAACTCGCCCTGGAAGAGGAAAATCTGATCTCCCGGATAGCCAAAGAAGTTGATTATTCCCCTGAATTCGACCAGGGACCAGAAAAGCCAGTGGAATCGATTATCCTGGCGATAGATAACCTGAAGCAGGAAAAAAAGGAGCTTCTTTCTGAGCTCCAGCAAAAAGACGAAAAAATCAAAGGGCTGGAAGAGAAGTTAGATGCTTTGGAAGAAAAAGTTGCCCAGAAAGAAGCAGGTTATAAGGAGCTGGAGCTGAAAAGCATAGAGGATGAGGATTTTGTCAATCTGGAGAAGCTCTTCGCCAAAGACGAAGCCAGCGTGATAAAAGAAGGAGAAAATATCGTCATCCGGCTGTACGGCATAAACTTCCCCAGCGGGAAATCCACTATCCTGCCAGAGAGTTTCGGGCTTTTGTCTAAAATTCAAAAAGCGATCCGGGATTTTCCTGACAGGAAAATCATCATTGAAGGACATACCGATTCAATGGGAGATGAGACCTACAATATGCAATTATCCTTAGCCCGAGCCAAAGCCGTAACCGCATATCTGATAGCCAATATGGGAATAGGCGAAGATAGAATCACTGCCACAGGATATGGTGAGTCCAGACCGATTGCTTCCAATGACACCAAAGAGGGCAGACAGCAAAACCGCCGAATCGATGTGGTCCTGGTGAAATAG
- the ribD gene encoding bifunctional diaminohydroxyphosphoribosylaminopyrimidine deaminase/5-amino-6-(5-phosphoribosylamino)uracil reductase RibD translates to MQDVDLMKLALGLARRGEGKVSPNPMVGAVIVNNGKIVGSGYYRKFGKTHAEVNALKQAGKRAQGGTMYLNLEPHSFYGKTPPCTDSIIKAGIKKVFSSMLDPNPRVNGKGIKRLRDEGIKVNLGLLADEAKRLNEVYLKYMTTGIPFVILKVAQSLDGKIATPAGDSKWITSEDARDYVHRLRGKVDAVLVGSKTILKDNPGLTIREKRGINPKRIILTTNGFIPPNSRILCDNKDGKTIVVASKITPFLKGCGAKIWEIEKTKSDQINLRKFLKKAGQEGIASILVEGGQETFTSFLKERLVDKFYYFLSPKIIGEGLDTFGDLKIERIKDSLELKDLTLKKFYKDYLLVGYPDWRN, encoded by the coding sequence ATGCAGGATGTAGATTTGATGAAATTAGCTTTGGGGCTCGCCCGCAGAGGTGAGGGGAAAGTCTCTCCCAATCCGATGGTGGGTGCAGTGATTGTCAACAACGGCAAAATAGTTGGCTCAGGTTATTATCGGAAATTCGGAAAGACTCACGCGGAGGTTAATGCCTTGAAACAAGCTGGCAAAAGAGCACAAGGCGGGACGATGTATCTGAATTTGGAGCCGCACTCTTTTTATGGAAAGACTCCTCCGTGCACGGATTCAATAATCAAGGCAGGAATAAAAAAAGTTTTTAGCTCGATGCTCGACCCAAATCCCAGAGTGAACGGGAAGGGGATTAAGAGATTAAGGGATGAAGGGATCAAAGTAAATTTAGGACTGCTGGCGGATGAAGCGAAAAGGTTAAATGAGGTTTATCTGAAATATATGACAACAGGAATTCCGTTTGTGATTTTAAAAGTTGCCCAGAGCCTGGACGGTAAGATTGCCACCCCTGCGGGCGACTCAAAATGGATTACTTCTGAGGATGCCCGCGATTACGTGCACCGGCTCAGAGGCAAGGTGGATGCGGTTTTGGTGGGGTCCAAAACCATACTCAAAGATAATCCGGGCTTGACTATTCGTGAGAAAAGAGGAATAAATCCCAAGAGAATTATCTTGACTACAAACGGATTTATTCCGCCAAATTCCAGAATCCTGTGTGATAATAAAGACGGTAAGACAATTGTCGTCGCCTCCAAAATCACTCCTTTTCTGAAAGGCTGCGGAGCGAAAATCTGGGAGATAGAAAAAACCAAATCAGACCAGATCAATCTCAGGAAATTCTTAAAAAAAGCAGGTCAGGAAGGGATAGCTTCGATTTTAGTGGAAGGTGGGCAAGAGACTTTCACCTCGTTTCTCAAGGAAAGGCTCGTAGATAAATTCTATTATTTTCTTTCTCCAAAAATCATAGGAGAAGGATTGGATACCTTTGGTGACCTGAAGATTGAAAGGATAAAGGATTCTTTGGAACTCAAAGATTTAACCCTCAAGAAATTTTATAAAGATTACCTTTTAGTCGGATATCCTGACTGGAGGAATTAA
- a CDS encoding nitroreductase family protein, whose protein sequence is MDFFEVVKNRHSIRAFKNKEIEKEKLDKLLFVANSSPSAGDLQAYQIFLVRENAQKIALAKAAYGQDFIAQASVDLVFCTDPLRSARKYGRRGSELYSIQDATISAAYVHLAAVDLGLGSVIVGAFDEEAVSKILNLPGTLRPIIILPVGYPDEEPETTPRRKIDDLVKEVE, encoded by the coding sequence ATGGATTTTTTTGAAGTAGTGAAAAACAGGCATTCGATCAGGGCTTTTAAGAATAAAGAGATAGAAAAAGAAAAGTTAGACAAGCTTCTCTTTGTGGCGAACTCTTCGCCTTCTGCAGGAGACTTGCAGGCTTATCAGATTTTCCTGGTCAGGGAAAATGCCCAGAAAATAGCTTTAGCCAAAGCTGCTTATGGACAGGATTTCATTGCCCAGGCTTCGGTCGACTTGGTTTTCTGTACTGATCCCCTGAGGTCAGCTCGTAAATATGGTAGAAGAGGCTCAGAACTTTATTCTATCCAGGATGCTACGATCTCTGCCGCCTACGTCCATTTAGCTGCAGTAGATTTAGGATTGGGAAGTGTGATCGTTGGTGCTTTTGATGAAGAAGCGGTCAGCAAGATTCTGAATTTGCCAGGAACCTTAAGACCTATAATAATTCTTCCTGTCGGTTATCCGGATGAAGAGCCGGAAACGACTCCTCGCCGAAAGATTGACGATCTGGTGAAAGAGGTTGAATAA
- a CDS encoding insulinase family protein, whose translation MRYKKILLCFSFFLFLLFSLLYAQSETGPRGKDGIFTAKLDNGLEVIAIENHTVPLVTISIAVKNGAYTEPPEYNGLSHLYEHMFFKGNKAIPNQEKYMERQRELGMVWNGGTSTEYVNYHFTLSKDSLVPGLVFMKDAIETPLFNQAELEKEREVVLGEYDRNEATPSFHLNQAIGKKLWYKYFSRKNVIGDREIIKTATPEKMMTIQKRYYIPNNSGLIVSGDIEHQQIFKLAKELFSSWEKGPDPFKEYPIPVHPPLNKSEAEIVDQPVKTVTLEIAWQGPSLSKDLKSTYAADVFSYILSQDNSSFQKNLVETGLALFCNLSYYTQEHTGPIQITAQTTPDKLLQLNKAIMQEVSKFEQDDYFSDDLLQYAKNKLAVDDIYTRETGSQFALNLGFWWCSAGIDYYLNYVDNLKKVTRADIKKYVDAYIKDKPYVIGVMLSSENQSKINLKPEDLL comes from the coding sequence ATGCGTTACAAAAAGATTCTCTTGTGCTTTTCTTTTTTTCTCTTTCTTCTTTTCTCCTTATTATACGCTCAGTCTGAAACTGGACCCAGAGGTAAAGACGGGATTTTCACTGCAAAACTGGACAACGGCCTGGAAGTAATCGCTATTGAGAATCATACTGTTCCTTTGGTAACAATCTCCATAGCTGTCAAGAATGGTGCCTATACCGAGCCACCTGAGTACAATGGACTTTCCCATCTGTACGAGCATATGTTCTTCAAGGGAAACAAAGCTATTCCGAATCAGGAGAAATATATGGAGCGACAGAGGGAATTAGGGATGGTCTGGAATGGAGGCACTTCTACCGAGTATGTGAACTATCATTTCACCCTCTCCAAAGACAGCCTGGTGCCAGGACTGGTCTTTATGAAAGATGCCATAGAGACCCCGCTTTTCAACCAGGCAGAGCTGGAGAAAGAACGGGAGGTCGTGTTAGGCGAGTATGACAGAAACGAGGCAACCCCTTCCTTTCATCTTAACCAGGCAATTGGAAAGAAGCTCTGGTACAAGTATTTCAGCAGAAAAAATGTCATCGGGGATAGAGAAATTATAAAAACAGCCACTCCTGAAAAGATGATGACCATTCAGAAAAGATATTATATCCCCAACAACTCAGGCTTGATTGTCTCAGGGGACATAGAGCATCAGCAGATTTTCAAGCTGGCAAAGGAGCTGTTTAGCTCCTGGGAAAAAGGACCTGATCCTTTTAAGGAATATCCTATACCGGTTCACCCTCCTTTGAACAAAAGCGAAGCGGAGATAGTTGACCAGCCGGTGAAAACGGTCACCCTGGAAATCGCCTGGCAGGGGCCGAGCCTTTCAAAGGATCTCAAGTCCACCTATGCCGCAGATGTTTTTTCTTACATTTTGTCACAGGATAACTCAAGTTTTCAAAAAAATTTAGTGGAAACCGGGCTGGCTCTATTCTGCAATCTAAGTTATTACACTCAGGAACACACTGGCCCTATACAAATCACCGCTCAGACCACTCCGGACAAGCTCCTCCAGCTTAACAAAGCCATAATGCAGGAGGTCTCTAAATTTGAGCAGGACGATTACTTTTCAGACGACCTTCTGCAGTATGCGAAGAATAAACTGGCAGTTGATGATATTTACACCCGGGAGACCGGCAGCCAGTTTGCTTTGAACCTGGGCTTCTGGTGGTGCAGTGCCGGAATAGATTATTATTTAAATTATGTTGACAACCTGAAGAAAGTCACCCGTGCGGATATAAAAAAATATGTGGACGCTTATATCAAAGACAAACCTTACGTCATCGGGGTGATGCTTTCTTCTGAGAACCAATCCAAGATTAATTTAAAACCGGAGGATTTACTGTGA
- a CDS encoding insulinase family protein: MKKYLFIPAFIILAVYLFLPPLLLAQKDVVSFEVNGLKVIFKKVPTNQVVSANLYFKGGAQLLSDSTQGIELFLLNSSKRETRNFPKDVLSAELDRMGSQIGAEVSSDYSTLSLRCITDYFDRSWEIFSDVILNPALSEKEINLVRQQMINAAKNEKENPDPYIQQISEKLFYVDHPYYNRIRGTEESLARISPEELKTFHKDNLVNSRLLLVVVGNLDESQLKIKIEKTFSQLPAGDFRFNQPPYAPKVQRPELRIVEKKLPTNYIMGFYHVPNLSQPDYASMKIALSILDDRLFEELRTKRNLTYAVSSGMSSRLSNFGYLYITTVDPDSAMRVMLREVDKLQSNPVSQKELIDAVNVFLTNYYLGLETNRSQADFLARGEISGIGWQGSFKFVAETKKLTPKDIESAAKAYIQDIHFGVLGDTTKIDQAVFTSK; this comes from the coding sequence GTGAAAAAATATCTTTTCATCCCGGCATTTATAATCCTTGCAGTCTATCTTTTTTTACCACCGCTTCTTTTAGCCCAGAAGGACGTGGTAAGTTTTGAGGTCAACGGTTTGAAGGTGATCTTCAAGAAAGTTCCCACTAACCAGGTGGTTTCAGCCAATCTATATTTTAAAGGTGGAGCCCAGCTTTTATCCGATTCAACCCAGGGGATAGAGCTTTTTCTTTTGAACAGTTCCAAAAGAGAAACCAGGAACTTTCCTAAGGACGTCTTGAGCGCGGAGCTGGATAGAATGGGTTCGCAGATAGGGGCAGAGGTTTCCAGCGACTATTCTACCTTAAGTTTAAGATGCATCACCGACTATTTTGACCGTTCGTGGGAGATCTTCTCAGACGTGATATTGAACCCGGCTCTCTCTGAAAAGGAGATCAACTTAGTCCGGCAGCAGATGATCAATGCGGCTAAAAATGAGAAGGAAAACCCTGATCCCTACATTCAGCAAATCTCTGAAAAACTTTTCTATGTTGACCATCCCTATTACAACCGCATCCGGGGAACAGAGGAATCTCTTGCCAGGATAAGTCCTGAGGAGCTGAAAACCTTCCATAAGGATAATCTTGTTAATTCCAGATTACTTCTGGTAGTCGTGGGAAATTTGGATGAGAGTCAACTCAAGATAAAAATCGAGAAAACCTTTTCCCAGCTTCCGGCAGGAGATTTTAGATTTAACCAGCCGCCTTATGCACCTAAGGTTCAAAGGCCTGAGTTAAGGATAGTTGAAAAGAAACTCCCTACCAATTACATCATGGGATTTTATCATGTGCCCAATTTATCCCAGCCCGACTATGCGTCTATGAAAATAGCCTTATCCATCCTGGACGACCGTCTGTTTGAGGAGCTACGAACTAAAAGGAACCTTACCTATGCTGTAAGTAGCGGGATGAGTAGCCGGCTTTCCAATTTCGGATACCTCTACATAACCACAGTTGATCCGGACTCCGCTATGAGAGTGATGTTAAGAGAGGTAGATAAACTCCAGTCTAATCCAGTTTCCCAGAAAGAGCTCATTGATGCCGTAAATGTATTTCTGACTAATTACTATCTGGGATTGGAGACAAATCGCTCCCAGGCAGATTTCTTGGCCAGAGGAGAGATCTCCGGAATAGGCTGGCAGGGAAGTTTTAAATTCGTTGCTGAAACCAAAAAGTTGACCCCGAAGGACATAGAATCTGCTGCTAAAGCTTACATCCAGGATATCCATTTCGGGGTATTGGGAGACACTACCAAAATCGACCAGGCTGTTTTCACTTCCAAGTAA
- a CDS encoding DUF5668 domain-containing protein, whose product MSENRRPVFTGLILIVIGLLFFLNNFGYISGDIWRFWPLILIIWGIKKLVY is encoded by the coding sequence ATGTCAGAAAATAGAAGACCAGTTTTTACCGGGCTAATACTGATTGTGATTGGTTTGTTGTTTTTCTTAAATAACTTTGGATACATAAGCGGTGACATCTGGAGATTCTGGCCCCTGATACTGATTATCTGGGGAATTAAAAAACTAGTTTATTGA